Proteins from a single region of Streptomyces spinoverrucosus:
- a CDS encoding caspase family protein, translating to MTRFDPRGRVNRALLVGVSTYDFTEPPHGVPGDLPAVEHNLDRLRDTLAHGGVFGEDEITVARSPSLERFQRALEAAVEQAEGLLLLYFAGHGAIPSAGDELFLQMRDARVIAGGHAVFPGAEMFTNLLTWLANSPAERIVVVLDCCFAGNAAWIWDHIRDKRRFLLLMSVQANHRTDAGDGGTPTPFTGELLRLLDAPGESGFQDVSDALRKRMAEGRHETMRGEPWTPQSRAEHDEDVLLSARDDQGVRRTGAVPGPVRPHTKQPRRPHGRSGGPAVPGHPGPVRPHAKQPRPSHGRGGEAAPPGQPGPSDGRGGEAAPLAHPGPARQPEQPGPSHGRGGEAAPPGHPRPSHGRSGEAAPPAHPGPARQPGHPGPSHGRSGEAAPPGHPGPSHGRGGEAAPPAHPGPARQPGHPGPSHGRSGEAAPPGGHPGSVRPSARQPEQPRPSHGRGGEAAPPAHSGAVRPPARQPEQPPQAPPSHGPVADRVRRLPHLIRAARRLGWVTVLLSLTATGLGVYGITGLVGGSSACVPPLELRVLTDPDLEATVGAAADAYLTSDANTTGDGCRRSGITVYSAGSADAVTALRRESGAWHEPRDEDLNPQRDIGPQPDIWIPGSPADVARVTTGQDTDALARLEPDDRALAYSPIVLAVPTRLAATSLDERVGGPLTGMLDGLRERHEDAEVRRPDPEFADAALLATIGLYGTGTDPGRVEQRLVPPGPPSPTAADLLCALPDDDAVDHRTAALVPEFLLKSGVGCDRTTRSPRTAQYPGDVPGLEPVFVRVRWAGADRDRAARDEAAEGFRAWLAGAGGRAAFGAAGFRAADGDRALLDPGEVADGVLPAPSLLIESAGRDAMDTALRKYRDARGPGRVLFLLDSSGSMAGRWRGPSGGPGLLKQSLGGLGGRDEYGVWAVADSAGNRSYETLLPFGPHSRRSAEAAIDAGARVRDAEADPYAALVAALDDMAERGADDDRPQLIVLVTDDEDAGRLTGPRLEDVLSRARLTNVPITMVSLESGGCAAGRPDALISAASGGRCLDADDELGTGLSAEVARTGTGEQ from the coding sequence GTGACCCGTTTCGACCCCCGGGGGAGGGTGAACCGGGCACTGCTGGTGGGTGTCTCCACGTACGACTTCACCGAGCCGCCGCACGGTGTGCCCGGCGACCTCCCGGCCGTCGAGCACAACCTGGACCGGCTCCGGGACACCCTCGCCCACGGCGGGGTCTTCGGCGAGGACGAGATCACCGTCGCGCGCTCGCCCTCCCTGGAGCGTTTCCAACGCGCGCTGGAAGCGGCCGTCGAGCAGGCCGAGGGGCTGCTGTTGCTGTACTTCGCCGGGCACGGGGCCATCCCCAGCGCGGGCGACGAGCTGTTCCTGCAGATGCGCGACGCGCGCGTGATCGCGGGCGGGCACGCCGTCTTCCCCGGCGCGGAGATGTTCACGAACCTGCTGACCTGGCTGGCCAACAGCCCGGCCGAGCGGATCGTGGTGGTCCTCGACTGCTGTTTCGCGGGCAACGCGGCGTGGATCTGGGACCACATCCGGGACAAGCGGCGCTTCCTGCTGCTGATGAGCGTGCAGGCCAACCACCGCACCGACGCGGGGGACGGCGGGACGCCGACGCCGTTCACCGGGGAGCTGCTCCGCCTGCTCGACGCGCCCGGCGAGTCGGGGTTCCAGGACGTCTCGGACGCACTGCGCAAGCGGATGGCCGAAGGCCGTCACGAGACGATGCGGGGAGAGCCGTGGACGCCCCAGAGCCGGGCGGAACACGACGAGGACGTGCTGCTGTCGGCACGGGACGACCAGGGCGTACGACGGACGGGCGCCGTCCCCGGCCCCGTACGGCCGCACACGAAGCAGCCGCGCCGGCCGCACGGCCGCAGCGGCGGGCCCGCGGTCCCGGGCCACCCCGGCCCGGTACGGCCGCACGCCAAGCAGCCCCGGCCCTCGCACGGCCGTGGCGGCGAGGCGGCGCCTCCGGGGCAGCCCGGGCCCTCGGACGGCCGTGGCGGTGAGGCGGCGCCTCTGGCCCACCCCGGGCCCGCGCGGCAGCCCGAGCAGCCCGGGCCCTCGCACGGTCGTGGCGGCGAGGCGGCGCCTCCGGGCCACCCCAGGCCCTCACACGGTCGTAGCGGCGAGGCCGCGCCCCCGGCCCACCCCGGGCCCGCACGGCAGCCGGGTCACCCCGGGCCCTCGCACGGCCGTAGCGGCGAGGCGGCGCCTCCGGGCCACCCCGGGCCCTCACACGGTCGTGGCGGCGAGGCCGCGCCCCCGGCCCACCCCGGGCCCGCACGGCAGCCGGGCCACCCCGGGCCCTCGCACGGCCGTAGCGGCGAGGCCGCGCCCCCGGGCGGCCACCCCGGGTCCGTACGACCGTCCGCTCGGCAGCCGGAGCAGCCCCGGCCCTCGCACGGCCGTGGCGGCGAGGCCGCGCCCCCGGCCCACTCAGGCGCCGTACGACCGCCCGCGCGGCAGCCGGAGCAGCCCCCGCAGGCTCCTCCGTCCCACGGCCCCGTCGCCGACCGCGTTCGCCGCTTACCCCACCTGATCCGGGCCGCCCGGCGTCTCGGCTGGGTCACCGTCCTGCTCTCCCTCACCGCCACCGGCCTCGGGGTCTACGGCATCACGGGCCTGGTCGGCGGCTCCTCGGCCTGCGTCCCGCCCCTCGAACTGCGCGTCCTGACCGACCCCGACCTGGAGGCGACGGTCGGCGCGGCGGCCGACGCGTATCTGACGTCGGACGCCAACACCACCGGCGACGGCTGCCGGCGCAGCGGCATCACCGTCTACAGCGCGGGCTCCGCCGACGCGGTCACCGCGCTGCGCCGCGAGTCGGGCGCATGGCACGAACCCCGCGACGAGGACCTCAACCCGCAGCGCGACATCGGCCCCCAGCCCGACATCTGGATCCCCGGCTCGCCGGCGGACGTCGCCCGCGTCACCACCGGCCAGGACACCGACGCGCTGGCCCGCCTGGAGCCGGACGACCGGGCGCTGGCGTACTCCCCGATCGTCCTCGCCGTGCCCACCAGGCTCGCCGCCACCTCCCTGGACGAGCGGGTCGGCGGCCCGCTGACCGGGATGCTCGACGGGCTGCGCGAGCGGCACGAGGACGCCGAAGTGCGCCGCCCCGACCCGGAGTTCGCGGACGCGGCGCTGCTCGCCACGATCGGCCTGTACGGCACGGGCACCGACCCGGGCCGGGTGGAGCAGCGGCTCGTCCCGCCGGGACCGCCCTCCCCCACGGCCGCCGACCTGCTGTGCGCGCTGCCCGACGACGACGCCGTCGACCACCGCACCGCCGCCCTCGTACCGGAGTTCCTGCTGAAGAGCGGCGTCGGCTGCGACCGTACGACGCGCAGCCCGCGCACCGCCCAGTACCCCGGCGACGTGCCCGGCCTGGAGCCCGTCTTCGTCCGGGTCCGCTGGGCGGGCGCCGACCGGGACCGGGCCGCACGCGACGAGGCGGCCGAGGGTTTCAGGGCGTGGCTCGCCGGTGCGGGCGGGCGGGCCGCCTTCGGCGCGGCCGGTTTCCGCGCCGCCGACGGCGACCGGGCCCTGCTGGACCCGGGCGAGGTCGCCGACGGCGTGCTGCCCGCGCCCTCCCTGCTGATCGAGTCCGCCGGGCGGGACGCGATGGACACGGCCCTGCGCAAGTACCGGGACGCGCGCGGGCCCGGGCGGGTGCTGTTCCTGCTCGACAGCTCCGGTTCGATGGCCGGGCGGTGGCGGGGGCCGAGCGGCGGACCCGGTCTGCTGAAGCAGTCGCTGGGCGGGCTCGGGGGGCGGGACGAGTACGGCGTGTGGGCGGTGGCGGACAGCGCCGGGAACCGCTCCTACGAGACCCTGCTGCCCTTCGGCCCGCACAGCCGCCGGTCCGCCGAGGCCGCGATCGACGCCGGGGCCCGGGTCCGGGACGCCGAGGCCGATCCGTACGCCGCCCTGGTGGCCGCGCTGGACGACATGGCGGAGCGCGGCGCCGACGACGACCGGCCCCAGCTGATCGTGCTCGTCACCGACGACGAGGACGCCGGCCGGCTCACCGGACCCCGCCTTGAGGACGTCCTGAGCCGGGCGCGCCTGACGAACGTGCCGATCACCATGGTGTCGCTGGAGAGCGGCGGCTGCGCCGCGGGCCGGCCGGACGCCCTGATCTCGGCGGCGAGCGGCGGCCGCTGCCTGGACGCCGACGACGAACTCGGCACGGGCCTGAGCGCCGAGGTCGCCCGCACCGGAACGGGGGAGCAGTGA